From the genome of Aerococcus urinaehominis:
TGATTACTACCGGTACATCTTTACCGTCTTCATCCTTGGCAGTCACTTTCGTGTCTTTATCAGGATTGTTGACGATGATGCCAGTACCTTGTTTGTCATCAGTTGGGTTAACTGGTTTAACACCTGTTTGATCAACTGTCGTTGCTTTGTCAGTCTTGTCTGAACCGTTATCATCACGGCCAGCTTCATGACCTACTACAGGAACAGTGATTTCAACCTTACCACCTGGTAATTCTGGGTCTTCAACGATTACAGTAATTGGGCCGTCTACCTTAGTACCTGGGGTAACTTCTACTTCACCAGTTTCTGGGTTGATGACTACTGGTACATCATTACCATCTTCATCCTTGGCAGTCACTTTCGTGTCTTTATCAGGATTGTTGACGATGATGCCAGTACCTTGTTTGTCGTCAGTTGGGTTAACTGGTTTAACACCTGTTTGGTCAACTGATGTCTTAGCATCTGTCTTGTCTGAACCGTTGTCATCGCGACCTTTTTCGTGACCGTTTACTGGTACTTCAATTTCTTTCTTACCACCTGGTAAGTCTGGGTCTTCAACGATTACAGTGATTGGACCGTCTACCTTAGTACCTGGGGTAACTTCTACTTCACCAGTTTCTGGGTTGATTTCAACCGGTACATCTTTACCGTCTTCATCCTTAGCAGTCACTTTAGTGTCTTTATCAGGGTTGTTAACGATAATGCCAGTACCTTGTTTTTCGTCAGTTGGATCTACTGGGGTTACCTTAGAATCATCAACTGATGTACCATTATCGTTACGTCCTTTTTCATGACCTTTAACTGGTACTTCGAAGTCTTTCTTACCACCTGGTAAGTCTTGGTCTTCAACTGTTACAGTGATTGGACCGTCAACTTTTGTACCTGGAGTGACTAAGATGTTACCATCTTTGTCTACAGTTACTGGTACATTGTTGCCGTCTTCATCTTTAGCAGTCACTTTAGTTGGCGTACCTTTATCTTGGTTCTCAACTCTTAGACCAGTTGCTTGTTCTTTATCAGTTGGTTCAACTTCTTTAGCTTCACCAGTGACTTTAGTCTTTTCACGGATTAAGTCTTCAGATGGGATAGTATCCTTAGAACCGTCTGGGTAAGTGATAGTAGCGTTACCTTTATCATCAACTTCTACCTTAGTTGGTTCTTGACCATCTTTAGCTGCAGGGAATGTATCCTTGTTCGCATCTTCGATGGCTTTCTTAACTTGGTCTTTCTCATCTTGAGTTAACTGGTTCTTATCTTCAACTGGTGTCTTGTCAGCAGGTACAGTTGGGGTAGTTTCATCAGCTTGAGTTAATTCTTTTTTAACATTAACTTTTACTGGCACTTCATCTGTTGAACCATCTGGGTATGTTACAACTACTGTGGCGTCTTTTTGACCTTCTGTTGTTGTGTCTACCGGTTCTTTGAATGAAGTCTTAGTTCCGGCTGGTAGATCTTTCAAGTTTTCAATTGACTTGTCTGAGTCTACTGGCTCGCCAACTTTAACAGTCTGATCTTTACCTACTGGTGTATTGGTATCAGCTTGAGTAGGGTTCTTCTCTACATTAACCTTAACTGGCACTTCATCTGTTGAACCATCTGGGTATGTTACAACCACTGTAGCGTCTTTTTGACCTTCTGTTGTTGTGTCTACCGGTTCTTTGAATGAAGTCTTAGTTCCGGCTGGTAGATCTTTCAAGTTTTCAATTGACTTGTCTGAGTCTACTGGCTCGCCAACTTTAACAGTCTGATCTTTACCTACTGGTGTATTGGTATCAGCTTGAGTAGGGTTCTTCTCTACATTAACCTTAACTGGCACTTCATCTGTTGAACCATCTGGGTATGTTACAACCACTGTAGCGTCTTTTTGACCTTCTGTTGTTGTGTCTACCGGTTCTTTGAATGAAGTCTTAGTTCCGGCTGGTAGATCTTTCAAGTTTTCAATTGACTTGTCTGAGTCTACTGGCTCGCCAACTTTAACAGTCTGATCTTTACCTACTGGTGTATTGGTATCAGCTTGAGTAGGGTTCTTCTCTACATTAACCTTAACTGGTACTTCATCTGTTGAACCATCTGGGTATGTTACAACCACTGTAGCGTCTTTTTGACCTTCTGTTGTTGTGTCTACCGGTTCTTTGAATGAAGTCTTAGTTCCGGCTGGTAGATCTGTCAAGTTTTCGATTGACTTGTCTGAGTCTACTGGCTCGCCAACTTTAACCGTTTGGTCTTTACCTACTGGTGTATTGGTATCAGCTTGAGTAGGGTTCTTCTCTACATTAACCTTAACTGGCACTTCATCTGTTGAACCATCTGGGTAAGTGACAACTACTGTGGCGTCTTTTTGGCCTTCTGTTGTTGTGTCTACTGGTTCTTTGAATGAAGTCTTGGTACCGGCTGGTAGATCTGTCAAGTTTTCGATTGACTTGTCTGAGTCTACTGGCTCGCCAACTTTAACCGTTTGGTCTTTACCTACTGGTGTATTGGTATCAGCTTGAGTAGGGTTCTTCTCTACATTAACCTTAACTGGCACTTCATCTGTTGAACCATCTGGGTAAGTGACAACTACTGTGGCGTCTTTTTGGCCTTCTGTTGTTGTGTCTACTGGTTCTTTGAATGAAGTCTTGGTACCGGCTGGTAGATCTGTCAAGTTTTCGATTGACTTGTCTGAGTCTACTGGCTCGCCAACTTTAACCGTTTGGTCTTTACCTACTGGTTCATTTGTATTGGCTTCAGTCTTAGTAGCGTTAGCAACGATATCAGTTTGTTCGTTAATTGGCGTACCTGGTGCTACTGTCCATGTAATCGGATCCTTGTAGTCATTCTTCTTAGCAGGGTCAACTTCTACTTGAGGATATTGATTTTCTGCTAAAGATTTACCCTTCTTAACGTCGTAAACTTTCTTAGTTTGACCATCTTTAAGCTTGGCACCTTCACCTGCATCTAATGTTACTCTTACATAACCTTCTGGTGTTGGTTTACTTGGGTCATCAGTTCTGTCGATAACATCATCTAATTGAGCAACCTTAATTGGAGCTTTAACATTATCAGTAGAATCATCAGCGTAAGTTACAACAACTGGTACTTCTACAGTCTTGCCTGCATCAGCTTCTGTTGGTGTATAAGTAACAACACCTGTTGCCTCATCAATTGTCGCACCTGCAGGAGCACCTTCACCTAGTTTATAAGAATTAACTTTTGGTGTTGCTGCTTTGCCATCTTTATCTGTGAAAGTTGGAGCTGCTGATTTAGCTTCTTTGCCAACTTCGCCTGCTGTTTCTGCGTAAGCTGGAGTGTATTTAGCCGCATCTTTTTCTTTAGCATAACCTGCTACAAATGTTACAGGAACACCATTTTGAAGCTTAGCATCAGCATCTGCTAGGTCTTTAAGTTTAACGCTTGTAGCATCTAATGAACTAAATTTGTTGTTAGTATTTAGCTTCCATCCTTGGAATGGATATACATTATCAGCTGGTGTTACATTAGGAATCTCTAATGGAACGGCTGAATTTTTAGCTGCTTCCTGAGCTTCTTTTAATGTATAGTTTTCCAGGACATCATAGTATACTGCTCCACTACCATTATCAAAGGCGCCGTCTTCACCTGGTAAGAAGGTTACTCGGGCATAGCCTTTCTTAACAGGGTCTGCTTGATTAACTTTCTTAACTACTGGTCTTGCAATGAATGAATCAACATAAAGCGCATTTGCCAAGTTATCAGCTTTATCATTTGCTGTAAATACTGCAGATGTATAAACTGAATCATCTGTTAAATCATCTGACACAGTAATTGGAACAGAGCCAAATTCACCTAAGTTATCAGATCTCATTTCTACGGCTTCGCCTATAGCTTCACCATCTTTGAACCATCTAACTTTGTAAACTTGATTAGGATGCAAGCCTTTGGTATGAGATTCAGCCGTGTCACCTGGTTTTGCCCAATTTTCATTTGTATCTTTATTGGTTACATCATGGACTGGCTGAGCCGCAAGGATTGCGAACTGGATACCGGAAATATTCGTTCCTGCATTTAATTGTCCCCCAATTGAGTAGGAAGATTGGAACATGTTATCCTCATACATCTTCATCCAAACATCATTATTACCTACAAGTGGGTAAACATATGAATAGTCATAATTAATATGACGGTTTCTTAGGTTAACAATTCCATCCCAAACTCTTGAATCAGAGTGATTTACTTCTTCATCTCTTACAAGTTCACCAAACTCTTCATCAGTAATTTTATTAGATATTTGAGCTGGTGCATTTTGTCTATTTCTAGAGACACCATATAGACCTCTAAATGGAATTCTATAGTTACCATCTTTGTCCACCTTACCTACTACAGTTTCAGCAATAGCAGATCCCTTACCATGCTCCGCTTCATAAGCAGCAATGATATCTTTTTGCGCTTGTTTGAATTGGTCATGGGTATAGCCTTTATTATTATCTCTCCATTGGTCAAACTGACGAGCTACTTCATCATTAACATAGGAACCAACGACTTCCATACCAGTTGCCCATACATCACCATTACCTGGTTGACCTAGATACTCGTTTGTAACCCCACCATTGGTTTCGTTGTTTTCATACCAAACTTTACCACGCATGACTCCGTAGTTACCATTATCTGGCCAGTAGCCATCAGTCGTGTCTGGTCTTACCCATTCACTTTCTGGTTTGGCTAACCAACCTTCAACATTTGGTTTTCTTTGATACTGAACAACACCACCAACGATCCTTTCAACGCCGACAGTGAAGTCCCAGTTTTCCTGAGTTCTATCAAGTCTAGTTTGGAATCTAGCACCGTACATATCTCCTGATTTTACGACAGAATATCCTTCAAGAGGTTCTGCCCATGTTCTAACACCAGTCTTAGCTCCATTAAGACCTGTGAGGGTAAATTTAGTCATAGAACCATCGGCGTTTAATACGGGTCTTGATAAATCAAAGATAAATGTTCCATCTGCCTTAGTGGTTGTATAGAAGATTGGAGAAATGATACCTTTGTGATCCCGCCATTGAAGGTAGATTTTTTGTCCAGCTACAGGTTGGTCGCCATCATCTGGACCACCACCAAAGCTCGGTTCATTTTCAATCCAAGCTCTACCTTGGTAAGTGAAACTAGCTCTTGGATCATTTCCTGTTGCTTCAATAGCATCTGCTTCGCTAGTACCGCCTGATGTGATGACGTTTGAACCTGGTTCATCTTCAGGTCTATTTGGTGTTTGGACGTTAACTTCTAAGATGTCATAAGAACCATCATTATAAGTAACTTTGACATGAGCTTTTGTATCGCCAATTTCAGGACTTTTGACCCATTCATAAGATTTAGCCTCAGCTAATTCAGATTTATTAGCGACTGCCTCTGAAGCTTCTTTGCTAATGATATTTCCATCTTTATCTTTACCAAAGGTTAATTCATTGGCTCGAGGTTCAACTTCGTTTCTTGTTTTTACGGTTTCCCCTTCTTCGCCTTTTTCAATCAGATTCTTTGGTTCAATACTGGAAGCTGGTTTAACTTCAGGTTGTACCGGCTCTTCAACTGATCCATCTGCTGGTGCAGCTTCAGGCTCAGCAGTATTAACCGCACCTTCAGGAAGCTTGTCATCTTCAGCTGGAGTTGCTGTTGATGCTTCAGGAGCTGGTGCTTCTTCAGTAGGAGCATCAGCTTCAGCTGGTTTGCCGGTTGCTTCTTCAGCACCTGGTGCAGCTGTTGTTTCTTCCCCTGGTTGCGCAACTGGGTCAGTTGGCGCTTCGGCTTCTGGTTGGGCAGCATCCGCTGAACTTGTGTCACCCGGAGTAGTTGCCTCAACACCTGTTTCACTAGCAGCTTGTGCTACTTGTTCTTGGCTTGAGAATAGGATGCCTGCTGCCACTGCAACAGAAGCAACACCTACACTAAGCCGCTTAATTGCATATTTATATACTTTGTTACCCATCTTTTCGCGACGGGCTTGTGTATTATTTTTACCTAGCAAATTAAGTCCCCCTCAATTTTATAAATACAATTTCTGTTAATAAAGTGTTTAAAATAAACATTTAACTGACTAGATTATAAGCCAAAATTTTATAAAAAGTAAACTTAAATGTGCATAATTTTACTTTTTGCTTAAAAATAGACTTATATTTGCATATTGTGAAATTTTTTATATGTCTTTTCATACATTTTTGTTCTTATTTTACTTGAATAATTATTATAAATATGCGCTTCATGACGGTATTTTGTATTAGAAACTGTTTTAAACAATACAAAAAGACCGAGCGTGTGCTCGGTCTTTTGCCTACATATTAGTTTTCTGCTAAGTCCTTACGCTTTTGTCGCTTCACCATCACCTGTATCATGGTCCTGCTGACTTGCATGCGCTGGTCCACGCGCTGCTTCATAACGTTCTAGGACTGTCAAGAAATCCATATCCATGGTCTGCAGAGGGCTAATAGCAACCTGCCTAACCATGTGTAATTTATTTAACCTTTTTAGGGCCTGGTCGACCTGGTCAATGTCGACATACATAATCATATATTTCATGCGCTCAGATACATAATGAATGTAGCCAATCTTGCGGAGCGGGTCTAGCTTCTTTGTCGAATAAAGCTGGATAATTAATTCCTGACGGTTCTGACCAAGCACAAGTTCCCGGTATGGATTACTTGTTTGCCCCTGAGCCTGGCTAGTCTGACCAGTTACTGTTTGATCAACCACTTGGTGGTCACCAGCAGCTTGCCCTTGACTAGTATCGGGGCTATGGTCATCCCTTTGGCCGTGGTTAGCTTCCGCCTGATTTTGGTCTAAATCCAGCTGGTTATCATATACTTCTGTCATGCTAATCCCTCTATTCCGAGTCCAAGCTAATTAACAGGTCTCCTGTTTGTACCTGGTCGCCAGCTTGGACAAGCACTTCATTGACCTTACCAGCGGTTGGGGCTTTAATGGTGGTTTCCATCTTCATTGACTCTGTAATCAGGACGACTTGGCCAGCCTTAACGCTGTCACCTGCTTTAACGGCCACCTTGAGGAT
Proteins encoded in this window:
- a CDS encoding Rib/alpha-like domain-containing protein — its product is MLGKNNTQARREKMGNKVYKYAIKRLSVGVASVAVAAGILFSSQEQVAQAASETGVEATTPGDTSSADAAQPEAEAPTDPVAQPGEETTAAPGAEEATGKPAEADAPTEEAPAPEASTATPAEDDKLPEGAVNTAEPEAAPADGSVEEPVQPEVKPASSIEPKNLIEKGEEGETVKTRNEVEPRANELTFGKDKDGNIISKEASEAVANKSELAEAKSYEWVKSPEIGDTKAHVKVTYNDGSYDILEVNVQTPNRPEDEPGSNVITSGGTSEADAIEATGNDPRASFTYQGRAWIENEPSFGGGPDDGDQPVAGQKIYLQWRDHKGIISPIFYTTTKADGTFIFDLSRPVLNADGSMTKFTLTGLNGAKTGVRTWAEPLEGYSVVKSGDMYGARFQTRLDRTQENWDFTVGVERIVGGVVQYQRKPNVEGWLAKPESEWVRPDTTDGYWPDNGNYGVMRGKVWYENNETNGGVTNEYLGQPGNGDVWATGMEVVGSYVNDEVARQFDQWRDNNKGYTHDQFKQAQKDIIAAYEAEHGKGSAIAETVVGKVDKDGNYRIPFRGLYGVSRNRQNAPAQISNKITDEEFGELVRDEEVNHSDSRVWDGIVNLRNRHINYDYSYVYPLVGNNDVWMKMYEDNMFQSSYSIGGQLNAGTNISGIQFAILAAQPVHDVTNKDTNENWAKPGDTAESHTKGLHPNQVYKVRWFKDGEAIGEAVEMRSDNLGEFGSVPITVSDDLTDDSVYTSAVFTANDKADNLANALYVDSFIARPVVKKVNQADPVKKGYARVTFLPGEDGAFDNGSGAVYYDVLENYTLKEAQEAAKNSAVPLEIPNVTPADNVYPFQGWKLNTNNKFSSLDATSVKLKDLADADAKLQNGVPVTFVAGYAKEKDAAKYTPAYAETAGEVGKEAKSAAPTFTDKDGKAATPKVNSYKLGEGAPAGATIDEATGVVTYTPTEADAGKTVEVPVVVTYADDSTDNVKAPIKVAQLDDVIDRTDDPSKPTPEGYVRVTLDAGEGAKLKDGQTKKVYDVKKGKSLAENQYPQVEVDPAKKNDYKDPITWTVAPGTPINEQTDIVANATKTEANTNEPVGKDQTVKVGEPVDSDKSIENLTDLPAGTKTSFKEPVDTTTEGQKDATVVVTYPDGSTDEVPVKVNVEKNPTQADTNTPVGKDQTVKVGEPVDSDKSIENLTDLPAGTKTSFKEPVDTTTEGQKDATVVVTYPDGSTDEVPVKVNVEKNPTQADTNTPVGKDQTVKVGEPVDSDKSIENLTDLPAGTKTSFKEPVDTTTEGQKDATVVVTYPDGSTDEVPVKVNVEKNPTQADTNTPVGKDQTVKVGEPVDSDKSIENLKDLPAGTKTSFKEPVDTTTEGQKDATVVVTYPDGSTDEVPVKVNVEKNPTQADTNTPVGKDQTVKVGEPVDSDKSIENLKDLPAGTKTSFKEPVDTTTEGQKDATVVVTYPDGSTDEVPVKVNVEKNPTQADTNTPVGKDQTVKVGEPVDSDKSIENLKDLPAGTKTSFKEPVDTTTEGQKDATVVVTYPDGSTDEVPVKVNVKKELTQADETTPTVPADKTPVEDKNQLTQDEKDQVKKAIEDANKDTFPAAKDGQEPTKVEVDDKGNATITYPDGSKDTIPSEDLIREKTKVTGEAKEVEPTDKEQATGLRVENQDKGTPTKVTAKDEDGNNVPVTVDKDGNILVTPGTKVDGPITVTVEDQDLPGGKKDFEVPVKGHEKGRNDNGTSVDDSKVTPVDPTDEKQGTGIIVNNPDKDTKVTAKDEDGKDVPVEINPETGEVEVTPGTKVDGPITVIVEDPDLPGGKKEIEVPVNGHEKGRDDNGSDKTDAKTSVDQTGVKPVNPTDDKQGTGIIVNNPDKDTKVTAKDEDGNDVPVVINPETGEVEVTPGTKVDGPITVIVEDPELPGGKVEITVPVVGHEAGRDDNGSDKTDKATTVDQTGVKPVNPTDDKQGTGIIVNNPDKDTKVTAKDEDGKDVPVVINPETGEIEVTPGTNVDGPITVIVEDPELPGGKVEITVPVVVGHEAGRDDNAKGAPSQTGKGQATGQSAKQATKAALPNTGAVTGLGTLGVVLAGIGSVFALAGKKRKED
- a CDS encoding YlbG family protein, producing the protein MTEVYDNQLDLDQNQAEANHGQRDDHSPDTSQGQAAGDHQVVDQTVTGQTSQAQGQTSNPYRELVLGQNRQELIIQLYSTKKLDPLRKIGYIHYVSERMKYMIMYVDIDQVDQALKRLNKLHMVRQVAISPLQTMDMDFLTVLERYEAARGPAHASQQDHDTGDGEATKA